From the genome of Kaistella daneshvariae, one region includes:
- the purN gene encoding phosphoribosylglycinamide formyltransferase, translated as MKNIVVLVSGGGTNLQRIIDCVESGEIPDAQISLVVADRDCFGLERAKKHQIKAEKIPRGKSFSEELKKILPENTDLIVLAGFLSILPAEFCTSFSGKIINIHPALLPKFGGKGMWGNHVHDAVLKAGEKESGATVHYVTAGIDEGEIILQKSFEISEGETLETLAQKIHDIEFEIYPKAINKVLNFPL; from the coding sequence ATGAAAAATATTGTTGTTTTAGTTTCCGGCGGTGGCACCAATTTGCAGCGAATAATCGACTGCGTTGAAAGTGGCGAAATTCCTGATGCACAAATCAGTCTGGTGGTTGCAGACCGCGACTGCTTCGGTTTGGAAAGAGCAAAAAAACATCAAATTAAGGCGGAAAAAATCCCGCGCGGAAAGTCTTTTTCCGAAGAACTGAAAAAGATTTTACCGGAAAACACTGATTTAATCGTACTTGCAGGTTTTTTATCGATTTTACCGGCCGAATTTTGCACCTCATTTTCCGGGAAAATTATCAATATTCATCCGGCTTTGCTGCCAAAATTTGGCGGAAAAGGAATGTGGGGAAACCACGTTCATGATGCGGTTTTAAAAGCCGGCGAAAAGGAAAGTGGTGCCACGGTGCATTATGTGACGGCGGGCATCGATGAAGGTGAAATTATCCTTCAGAAATCGTTTGAAATTTCTGAAGGTGAAACTTTAGAAACTTTAGCACAGAAAATTCACGATATTGAATTTGAGATTTATCCGAAGGCGATAAATAAAGTTTTAAATTTTCCCCTCTAA